In Kitasatospora gansuensis, a genomic segment contains:
- the hppD gene encoding 4-hydroxyphenylpyruvate dioxygenase, translating to MTIQSIAHVEFHCADADLFAAYLVEAYAFTREPPVAAEPGVRRVWVRQGTIRLLLSSAGQPDHPVAEFVARHGDGVAVFALGCADPAAALDRALRNGARPLAPGLVAGFGDVALRFVPEPEQSAPTADLLQFLDHAALCVPAGELAGAVKFCEQALGFRRIFDEYIEVGAQAMDSSVVQSPSGLVTFTLIEPDTARSPGQIDTFLDRHEGSGVQHLAFHTGDITTAVRELAGRGVEFLSTPQTYYDALPERIGATSVPVTTLRELNVLVDQDHGGQLYQIFTRSAHDRRTFFLELIERQGAGTFGSANIRALYEAVERQQTATTTAPAN from the coding sequence TTGACCATCCAGAGCATCGCCCACGTCGAGTTCCACTGCGCCGACGCGGACCTGTTCGCCGCCTACCTGGTCGAGGCGTACGCCTTCACCCGGGAGCCGCCGGTCGCCGCCGAACCGGGGGTCCGGCGGGTCTGGGTGCGCCAGGGCACGATCCGCCTCCTGCTCAGCTCGGCCGGGCAACCCGACCACCCGGTGGCCGAGTTCGTGGCCCGGCACGGTGACGGGGTGGCGGTCTTCGCGCTCGGCTGCGCCGATCCGGCCGCCGCGCTGGACCGGGCGCTGCGCAACGGCGCCCGTCCGCTGGCGCCCGGACTGGTGGCGGGCTTCGGGGACGTCGCGCTGCGGTTCGTCCCCGAGCCGGAGCAATCAGCCCCCACCGCCGACCTGTTGCAGTTCCTGGACCACGCCGCGCTCTGCGTGCCGGCCGGGGAGCTGGCCGGGGCGGTGAAGTTCTGCGAGCAGGCGCTCGGCTTCCGCCGGATCTTCGACGAGTACATCGAGGTCGGCGCCCAGGCGATGGACTCCAGCGTGGTGCAGAGCCCGTCCGGGCTGGTCACCTTCACTCTGATCGAGCCGGACACCGCCCGCTCGCCGGGCCAGATCGACACCTTCCTGGACCGGCACGAGGGCTCGGGCGTCCAGCACCTGGCCTTCCACACCGGCGACATCACCACCGCGGTGCGCGAACTCGCCGGGCGCGGAGTCGAGTTCCTCTCCACCCCGCAGACCTACTACGACGCGCTGCCGGAGCGGATCGGGGCCACCAGCGTCCCGGTCACGACCCTGCGCGAGCTGAACGTACTGGTCGACCAGGACCACGGCGGCCAGCTGTACCAGATCTTCACCCGCTCGGCGCACGACCGGCGGACCTTCTTCCTGGAGCTGATCGAGCGTCAGGGCGCCGGCACCTTCGGCTCCGCCAACATCCGGGCCCTCTACGAGGCCGTCGAACGCCAGCAGACCGCGACCACCACCGCCCCGGCCAACTGA
- a CDS encoding phytanoyl-CoA dioxygenase family protein, which produces MTEFELTEAERALLPTPEEAAEYAERGWYLSRKLFTDEELDLLQDATEKYYEGHRDRTLAVRPPNLAAWEPSHGPVQRHNDYVHYESEAIGRILRKPLLGAVAALLAEAEEIRVFQATLILKPPIPGEPSNQVPWHFDRHYWATSTSERMLTAFIPFHDCGEEMGTITMVDGSHRWRERPAGEDSSRHFAQRDRSELEQLLVENAEYNGAEVRKIPMVIPRGHVSFHHCRTYHGSGPNLAEVPRRAVSLHLQDGANEYRAHTRPDGAPVVYNHDLLVRRTADGRPDYADPEFCPPIWQGAV; this is translated from the coding sequence ATGACCGAGTTCGAACTGACCGAGGCCGAGCGGGCCCTGCTCCCGACGCCGGAAGAGGCGGCCGAGTACGCCGAGCGCGGCTGGTACCTGTCCCGGAAGCTGTTCACCGACGAGGAGCTCGATCTCCTCCAGGACGCCACCGAGAAGTACTACGAGGGCCACCGCGACCGCACGCTGGCCGTCCGTCCGCCGAACCTGGCCGCCTGGGAGCCCTCGCACGGACCGGTCCAGCGGCACAACGACTACGTGCACTACGAGAGCGAGGCGATCGGGCGGATCCTGCGCAAGCCGCTGCTCGGGGCCGTCGCCGCGCTGCTGGCGGAGGCCGAGGAGATCCGGGTCTTCCAGGCCACCCTGATCCTCAAGCCGCCGATCCCGGGCGAGCCGAGCAACCAGGTGCCCTGGCACTTCGACCGGCACTACTGGGCCACCAGCACCTCCGAGCGGATGCTCACCGCGTTCATCCCGTTCCACGACTGCGGGGAGGAGATGGGCACCATCACCATGGTGGACGGCAGCCACCGCTGGCGGGAGCGGCCCGCGGGCGAGGACTCCAGCCGGCACTTCGCCCAGCGCGACCGCAGCGAACTGGAGCAACTGCTGGTCGAGAACGCCGAGTACAACGGCGCCGAGGTCCGCAAGATCCCGATGGTGATCCCGCGCGGTCACGTCAGCTTCCACCACTGCCGCACCTACCACGGCAGCGGCCCGAACCTGGCCGAGGTCCCGCGCCGGGCGGTCTCGCTGCACCTGCAGGACGGCGCCAACGAGTACCGCGCCCACACCCGGCCCGACGGCGCCCCCGTGGTCTACAACCACGACCTGCTGGTCCGCCGGACCGCCGACGGGCGCCCCGACTACGCCGACCCGGAGTTCTGCCCGCCGATCTGGCAAGGTGCGGTGTGA
- a CDS encoding thiamine pyrophosphate-dependent dehydrogenase E1 component subunit alpha: MRLRTPADGVCLESPADRYRMVRLIRGFEELALELVRSGDIVGGTHPYIGQEAVAVGVCSALRPEDQLTSTHRGHGHVLAKGADPARLLAELLGRTTGLNKGRGGSMHAADLSLGILGANGIVGAGAPIAVGAAWAAQLAGEQRVVVSFFGDGALNQGVLLESFNLAAMWQLPVVFVCENNGYATTLPAAVAVAGTALGRAEAFGIPAVAVDGMDTEAVREAALQAAARARSGGGPVFLECRTYRFEGHHTMERRLKVDYRPAEEIAAWRERDPLLRAAALIGDPTALDQEVSEQLAQAREFALNSPAPDPAGACDHLYASGLRPRAGAVA; this comes from the coding sequence GTGAGGCTGCGAACGCCGGCCGACGGCGTGTGCCTGGAGTCCCCGGCCGACCGGTACCGGATGGTCCGGCTGATCCGGGGCTTCGAGGAACTGGCCCTGGAGCTGGTCCGCTCCGGCGACATCGTCGGCGGTACGCACCCGTACATCGGGCAGGAGGCCGTCGCGGTCGGGGTCTGCTCGGCACTGCGGCCGGAGGACCAGCTGACCAGCACGCACCGGGGCCACGGGCACGTGCTCGCCAAGGGTGCCGACCCGGCCCGGCTGCTGGCCGAACTCCTCGGCCGCACCACCGGGTTGAACAAGGGCCGGGGCGGTTCGATGCACGCCGCCGACCTCTCGCTCGGCATCCTGGGTGCCAACGGCATCGTCGGCGCGGGTGCGCCGATCGCGGTCGGCGCCGCCTGGGCGGCCCAACTGGCCGGTGAGCAGCGGGTGGTGGTGAGCTTCTTCGGGGACGGCGCGCTCAACCAGGGCGTGCTGCTGGAGTCCTTCAACCTGGCCGCGATGTGGCAGCTGCCGGTGGTCTTCGTCTGCGAGAACAACGGGTACGCCACCACGCTGCCCGCCGCCGTCGCGGTGGCGGGCACCGCGCTCGGCCGGGCCGAGGCCTTCGGCATCCCGGCGGTGGCGGTGGACGGCATGGACACCGAGGCCGTCCGGGAGGCGGCGCTCCAAGCGGCGGCCCGGGCCCGCTCGGGGGGCGGGCCGGTCTTCCTGGAGTGCCGGACGTACCGGTTCGAGGGGCACCACACCATGGAACGGCGGCTCAAGGTGGACTACCGCCCGGCCGAGGAGATCGCCGCCTGGCGCGAGCGCGACCCGCTCCTCCGGGCCGCCGCGCTGATCGGGGACCCCACCGCGCTGGATCAGGAGGTGTCCGAACAGCTGGCCCAGGCCCGGGAGTTCGCGCTCAACTCACCCGCCCCGGACCCGGCCGGCGCCTGCGACCACCTGTACGCGAGCGGGCTGCGGCCCCGGGCGGGGGCGGTGGCATGA
- a CDS encoding alpha-ketoacid dehydrogenase subunit beta, translating into MSWLSYTKALNRALADALADDPSVCLLGEDIGAGLAGPTLGLQKRFGASRVVDTPLSEQGFTGVAVGAALAGLRPVIEFQIPALLFLVFEQLVNQAHKFSLMTGGQASVPLTCLVPGSGSRDGWAGQHSDHPYGLFAHMGVKTVVPATPTDAYGLLRSAIADPDPVVVFAPAAALGVRDDVTGPLPVIPLGRARVHRPGTDVTVVAVGHLVHEALALATELAEDGVSVEVFDPRTLYPFDWEALGASLEKTGRLVVIDDSNRSCGIGAEILATAAEQYRLTAPPRRITRPDGAVLPFARELDRALQPGRDQLRHAVHAVLKH; encoded by the coding sequence ATGAGCTGGCTGTCGTACACCAAGGCGCTGAACCGGGCGCTGGCCGACGCACTGGCCGATGACCCCTCGGTCTGTCTGCTCGGCGAGGACATCGGGGCCGGTCTGGCCGGGCCGACCCTCGGGCTGCAGAAACGGTTCGGGGCGAGCCGGGTGGTGGACACCCCGCTCTCCGAGCAGGGCTTCACCGGGGTGGCGGTCGGCGCGGCACTGGCCGGGCTGCGGCCGGTGATCGAGTTCCAGATCCCGGCACTGCTCTTCCTGGTCTTCGAGCAACTCGTCAACCAGGCCCACAAGTTCTCGCTGATGACGGGTGGTCAGGCCAGTGTGCCGTTGACCTGCCTGGTGCCGGGCTCGGGCTCCCGGGACGGCTGGGCCGGGCAGCACTCGGACCACCCGTACGGGCTGTTCGCCCACATGGGCGTGAAGACCGTGGTGCCCGCCACGCCCACCGACGCCTACGGGCTGCTCCGGTCGGCGATCGCCGATCCGGACCCGGTGGTGGTCTTCGCCCCGGCGGCCGCACTCGGCGTCCGGGACGACGTCACCGGGCCGCTGCCGGTGATCCCGCTCGGCCGGGCCCGGGTGCACCGTCCAGGCACCGACGTCACGGTGGTCGCCGTCGGCCATCTGGTGCACGAAGCCCTGGCGCTGGCAACGGAGTTGGCCGAAGATGGAGTCTCGGTCGAGGTATTTGACCCGCGCACCCTGTACCCCTTCGATTGGGAGGCGCTCGGCGCCTCGCTGGAGAAGACCGGGCGGCTGGTGGTGATCGACGACTCCAACCGCAGCTGCGGGATCGGGGCGGAGATCCTGGCCACCGCCGCCGAGCAGTACCGCCTGACCGCACCGCCCCGCCGGATCACCCGCCCGGACGGCGCCGTACTGCCGTTCGCCCGCGAGCTCGACCGGGCCCTGCAGCCCGGTCGGGACCAGCTCCGGCACGCCGTCCACGCCGTCCTCAAGCACTGA
- a CDS encoding DUF3050 domain-containing protein, with product MSNNRYSWDRTHPGLSGLQAAIEPLRRQVVDHAIYAELNSQARVRTFLARHVFAVWDFMSLLKSLQRELTSVDVPWLPTGPTASRRLINEIVLVEESDELGEGFISHFELYLDGMRQAGADTAPMAAFLELLGRGTAVPEALKLAQVPSAAADFTSVTWDIIESAPVHCRAAAFAFGREDLIPEMFEQVIRIEDPDGVLTVFKDYLARHIEVDGELHTPMAMQMLIDLCGDDQRKWDECAETVRTALAGRVRLWTSIQEAFEDASPTA from the coding sequence ATGTCCAACAACCGTTACAGCTGGGACCGTACGCACCCGGGCCTGTCCGGCCTGCAGGCCGCGATCGAGCCGCTCCGCCGCCAGGTGGTGGACCACGCGATCTACGCCGAGCTGAACAGCCAGGCCCGGGTCCGCACCTTCCTGGCGCGGCACGTCTTCGCGGTCTGGGACTTCATGTCGCTGCTGAAGAGCCTGCAGCGCGAGCTGACCAGCGTGGACGTGCCGTGGCTGCCGACCGGCCCGACCGCGAGCCGCAGACTGATCAACGAGATCGTGCTGGTGGAGGAGAGCGACGAGCTCGGCGAGGGCTTCATCAGCCACTTCGAGCTGTACCTGGACGGCATGCGCCAGGCGGGCGCCGACACCGCTCCGATGGCGGCGTTCCTGGAGCTGCTGGGCCGGGGCACGGCGGTGCCGGAGGCACTGAAGCTGGCTCAGGTGCCCTCGGCGGCGGCCGACTTCACCTCCGTCACCTGGGACATCATCGAGAGCGCGCCGGTGCACTGCCGGGCGGCGGCCTTCGCCTTCGGGCGTGAGGACCTGATCCCGGAGATGTTCGAGCAGGTGATCCGGATCGAGGACCCGGACGGCGTGCTCACCGTCTTCAAGGACTACCTGGCCCGGCACATCGAGGTGGACGGCGAGCTGCACACGCCGATGGCGATGCAGATGCTGATCGACCTGTGCGGCGACGACCAGCGGAAGTGGGACGAGTGCGCGGAGACCGTGCGCACCGCGCTGGCCGGCCGGGTCCGGCTCTGGACGAGCATTCAGGAGGCGTTCGAGGACGCCTCCCCGACGGCCTGA
- a CDS encoding M4 family metallopeptidase: MRTAAVATVVALAAGALTTAAAPAVTPDGAASASRSEARTVRDVVTDQDGSRHVRYDRTYAGLPVLGGDLIEHLAPGGAAKSTDRAVAGSITVASTTPAVSADSAGRLAVGELNRSAKAEGKAVQKAEAAPQLVIDALHGAPRLAWQTTASGQDSLGNPVARTVLVDARTGAQIDAWDAIETATGDGQSLYGGTVPLESTLSGSTYQLKDPTRGNTYTGDAANKTDLCFGTICFSRAPATLFTDADNHWGTGTNADRATAAVDAQYGTNVTWDYYKNVHGRNGIAGDGKGAYNRVHYGSNYNNAFWQDSCFCMTYGDGDGNVFGPLVSLDVAGHEMSHGVTSRTAKLTYSGESGGLNEATSDIFGTLVEWYAANGGDPGDYLIGEEIVKPGFGKEALRFMDKPSKDTKSADCWSSSVGGLDVHYSSGVANHFAFLLAEGSGARVVNGVPYDSPTCDGSAVTGIGRDKLGKIWYRALTVYMTSSTNYAGARTATLKAATDLYGAGSAEYAAVAAAWSAVAVN; the protein is encoded by the coding sequence ATGCGAACCGCCGCAGTCGCCACCGTGGTCGCCCTGGCCGCCGGCGCGTTGACCACCGCCGCCGCCCCCGCCGTCACCCCGGACGGCGCCGCCTCGGCCTCCCGTTCGGAGGCCCGGACCGTCCGGGACGTGGTGACCGACCAGGACGGCAGCCGGCACGTCCGGTACGACCGCACCTACGCGGGACTGCCCGTACTGGGCGGCGACCTGATCGAACATCTGGCGCCCGGTGGCGCGGCCAAGTCCACCGACCGCGCCGTGGCGGGCTCGATAACCGTCGCCTCCACCACGCCCGCGGTCTCCGCCGACAGCGCCGGCCGGCTGGCCGTCGGCGAGCTGAACCGCTCGGCCAAGGCGGAGGGCAAGGCCGTCCAGAAGGCCGAAGCCGCACCGCAGTTGGTAATCGACGCGCTGCACGGCGCACCCCGGCTGGCCTGGCAGACCACCGCGAGCGGGCAGGACTCGCTGGGCAACCCGGTCGCCCGCACCGTGCTGGTGGACGCCCGGACCGGGGCGCAGATCGACGCCTGGGACGCGATCGAGACCGCGACCGGCGACGGGCAGTCGCTCTACGGCGGCACCGTGCCACTGGAGTCGACGCTCTCCGGCTCCACCTACCAGCTGAAGGACCCGACCCGGGGCAACACCTACACCGGTGACGCGGCCAACAAGACCGACCTGTGCTTCGGCACCATCTGCTTCAGCCGGGCGCCCGCGACCCTGTTCACCGACGCCGACAACCACTGGGGCACCGGCACCAACGCCGACCGCGCCACCGCGGCGGTCGACGCCCAGTACGGCACCAACGTCACCTGGGACTACTACAAGAACGTGCACGGCCGCAACGGCATCGCCGGCGACGGCAAGGGCGCGTACAACCGGGTGCACTACGGCAGCAACTACAACAACGCCTTCTGGCAGGACAGTTGCTTCTGCATGACCTACGGCGACGGGGACGGCAACGTCTTCGGCCCGCTGGTCTCGCTGGACGTGGCCGGGCACGAGATGTCGCACGGCGTCACCTCGCGCACCGCCAAGCTCACCTACTCCGGCGAGTCCGGCGGCTTGAACGAGGCCACCTCGGACATCTTCGGCACCCTGGTCGAGTGGTACGCGGCCAACGGCGGCGACCCCGGTGACTACCTGATCGGCGAGGAGATCGTGAAGCCCGGCTTCGGCAAGGAGGCGCTGCGCTTCATGGACAAGCCGTCCAAGGACACCAAGTCCGCGGACTGCTGGAGCTCCAGCGTCGGCGGCCTGGACGTGCACTACTCCTCCGGCGTGGCCAACCACTTCGCCTTCCTGCTCGCCGAGGGCAGCGGCGCCCGGGTGGTCAACGGCGTCCCGTACGACAGCCCGACCTGCGATGGCTCGGCGGTCACCGGCATCGGCCGGGACAAGCTGGGCAAGATCTGGTACCGCGCGCTGACGGTCTACATGACCTCGAGCACCAACTACGCGGGTGCCCGCACCGCCACCCTCAAGGCCGCCACCGACCTCTACGGGGCCGGCAGCGCCGAGTACGCCGCGGTCGCCGCGGCCTGGTCCGCCGTCGCGGTCAACTGA
- a CDS encoding TIGR03618 family F420-dependent PPOX class oxidoreductase, whose translation MAHDLDALGDSFHDFWRERHLATFTTLRPDGTPHVAPVGVSYDPETRIARVISSGSSRKALNVLAAGEAGLRVAVCQVDRARWCTLEGTAVVRSEPEAVAEAERRYTERYQTPRVNPARVAIEITVDRVLGRF comes from the coding sequence ATGGCCCATGATCTCGACGCCCTCGGTGACTCCTTCCACGACTTCTGGCGGGAGCGGCACCTGGCCACCTTCACCACGCTGCGCCCGGACGGCACCCCGCACGTCGCCCCGGTCGGGGTGAGCTACGACCCGGAGACCCGGATCGCCCGGGTGATCAGCAGCGGCAGCAGCCGCAAGGCGCTCAACGTGCTGGCCGCAGGCGAGGCCGGGCTGCGGGTGGCGGTCTGTCAGGTGGACCGGGCCCGCTGGTGCACGCTGGAGGGCACCGCGGTGGTGCGGTCCGAGCCCGAAGCGGTCGCCGAGGCCGAGCGCCGGTACACCGAGCGGTACCAGACGCCGCGGGTGAACCCGGCCCGGGTGGCGATCGAGATCACCGTGGACCGGGTGCTCGGCCGGTTCTGA
- a CDS encoding DUF2252 domain-containing protein: MREFEVDGFAAWPPQGGARRRGKRLREKTPRESHNRLELPADRPDVVGSVESANVGRLAHLAPIRTGRMAASPFAFLRGSAGLMAHDLGTGPTSGLTAQLCGDAHAANFGLYGDARGRLVMDINDFDETVPGPWEWDLKRLAASLVLAGRQSGASEDECRSAAYDTVGSYRRTMRVLSALPAIEAWNAIADEQLVTVTDAHELRDVIGGVAAKALKNTSARFAAKATVEDPEGRHRFVPAPPVLSEVDDRTASSVAAALTGYLATVPVELHPLLSRYSVQDVAFRVVGTGSVGTRSYVVLLLDQRGEALVLQVKEARPSVLLPHLARAGYGVTEVVAHEGQRVVLGQKRMQVVSDTLMGWTTVDGLPYQVRQFRNRKGSVDPAALQSGQLDDYGRLTGALLARAHAHTVDAAVVSGYCGKNEALDEAIAAFAVAYADRTEADHAELVAAVKAGRLPAEDGV; encoded by the coding sequence GTGCGGGAGTTCGAGGTCGACGGGTTCGCGGCATGGCCGCCGCAGGGTGGGGCGAGACGGCGTGGCAAGCGGCTGCGGGAGAAGACGCCGCGCGAGTCGCACAACAGGCTGGAGCTGCCCGCCGACCGGCCGGACGTGGTCGGTTCGGTGGAGTCCGCCAACGTCGGACGGCTGGCGCACCTGGCGCCGATCCGCACCGGCCGGATGGCCGCCTCGCCGTTCGCCTTCCTGCGCGGCTCGGCCGGGCTGATGGCCCACGACCTGGGCACCGGGCCGACCAGTGGCCTGACCGCCCAGCTCTGCGGGGACGCGCACGCCGCCAACTTCGGTCTCTACGGCGACGCCAGGGGCCGGCTGGTGATGGACATCAACGACTTCGACGAGACCGTGCCGGGCCCCTGGGAGTGGGACCTCAAGCGGCTGGCCGCCAGCCTGGTGCTGGCGGGCCGTCAGTCCGGCGCGAGCGAGGACGAGTGCCGCAGCGCCGCGTACGACACGGTCGGCTCCTACCGCCGGACCATGCGGGTGCTGTCCGCGCTGCCCGCGATAGAGGCCTGGAACGCGATCGCCGACGAGCAGCTGGTCACCGTCACCGACGCGCACGAACTCCGGGACGTGATCGGCGGGGTGGCCGCCAAGGCACTCAAGAACACCAGCGCCCGGTTCGCCGCCAAGGCCACCGTCGAGGACCCGGAGGGCCGGCACCGCTTCGTCCCGGCCCCGCCGGTGCTCAGCGAGGTCGACGACCGCACCGCCTCCTCGGTGGCCGCCGCGCTGACCGGCTACCTGGCCACCGTCCCGGTCGAGCTGCACCCGCTGCTGTCCCGGTACAGCGTCCAGGACGTGGCCTTCCGGGTGGTCGGCACCGGCAGCGTCGGCACCCGCTCGTACGTGGTGCTGCTGCTCGACCAGCGCGGCGAGGCGCTGGTGCTCCAGGTCAAGGAGGCCCGGCCCTCGGTGCTGCTGCCGCATCTGGCCAGGGCGGGGTACGGGGTGACCGAGGTGGTCGCGCACGAGGGCCAGCGGGTGGTGCTCGGGCAGAAGCGCATGCAGGTGGTCAGCGACACCTTGATGGGCTGGACCACGGTGGACGGACTCCCGTACCAGGTACGGCAGTTCCGTAACCGCAAGGGCAGCGTCGACCCGGCCGCGCTGCAGTCGGGACAGCTCGACGACTACGGCCGGCTGACCGGCGCGCTGCTGGCCAGGGCGCACGCGCACACCGTGGACGCGGCCGTGGTCTCCGGCTACTGCGGCAAGAACGAGGCGCTGGACGAGGCGATCGCCGCCTTCGCGGTGGCGTACGCGGACCGGACCGAGGCCGACCACGCCGAACTGGTCGCGGCCGTCAAGGCGGGCCGGCTTCCGGCGGAGGACGGGGTCTGA
- a CDS encoding cytochrome P450 codes for MTTAPLVPLHCLRQAEPGPPRLTELPTGTPAWLLTRHADVRQALTDPRLDRASLYAPDAPALSVVPNLLDDPDGLLNIDGVEHQKLRRTVQRAFTPRAIERWRPWVSTVVDELIDELVAQPAPADVVAGYTRRLPVAVISRLMGLDGLDLHKLGDWSDHALSTTAYTAEEIQQAMAEFGAFSFDLVLERRKNPGDDLVSSLVQAAAETDGVTEMQLTKLVLGLVVAGHETTMTTLGNALVFLLTEDRAAWARIGASLDEAGTATEQLLRTIPLGDRVALPGMLRRATEELEIGGVTIPAGAVVAADTFAANHDPAVHPVPAEGEWADLFAPVGAATLTFGAGPHHCLGAWLARMELESGLHSLAARLPDLRIAHPVEQIEWREGLLTRSPLTLPVTW; via the coding sequence ATGACCACCGCTCCCCTCGTCCCCCTGCACTGCCTGCGCCAGGCCGAACCGGGTCCGCCTCGGCTCACCGAACTCCCCACCGGCACCCCGGCCTGGCTGCTCACCCGGCACGCCGACGTCCGGCAGGCGCTCACCGACCCGCGCCTGGACCGGGCCTCGCTCTACGCGCCGGACGCGCCCGCTCTCTCGGTCGTCCCCAACCTGCTGGACGACCCGGACGGCCTGCTCAACATCGACGGCGTGGAGCACCAGAAGCTCCGCCGCACCGTCCAACGCGCCTTCACCCCACGGGCGATCGAGCGCTGGCGCCCGTGGGTCTCCACGGTCGTCGACGAGCTGATCGACGAGCTGGTGGCCCAGCCGGCCCCGGCCGACGTGGTGGCCGGCTACACCCGGCGGCTGCCGGTCGCCGTGATCAGCCGGCTGATGGGGCTGGACGGGCTCGACCTGCACAAGCTCGGCGACTGGAGCGACCACGCGCTCTCCACCACGGCGTACACCGCCGAGGAGATCCAGCAGGCGATGGCCGAGTTCGGCGCGTTCTCCTTCGACCTGGTGCTGGAGCGGCGCAAGAACCCCGGCGACGACCTGGTCAGCAGCCTGGTCCAGGCCGCCGCCGAGACCGACGGCGTGACCGAGATGCAGCTCACCAAGCTGGTGCTCGGCCTGGTGGTCGCCGGGCACGAGACCACCATGACCACGCTCGGCAACGCGCTGGTCTTCCTGCTCACCGAGGACCGGGCGGCCTGGGCCCGGATCGGCGCCTCCCTGGACGAGGCCGGCACCGCCACCGAACAGCTGCTGCGCACCATCCCGTTGGGCGACCGGGTGGCGCTGCCCGGGATGCTCCGGCGCGCCACCGAGGAGCTGGAGATCGGCGGGGTCACCATCCCGGCCGGTGCGGTGGTCGCCGCCGACACCTTCGCGGCCAACCACGACCCGGCGGTCCACCCGGTGCCGGCCGAGGGCGAGTGGGCCGACCTGTTCGCCCCGGTCGGGGCGGCCACCCTGACCTTCGGCGCCGGGCCGCACCACTGCCTCGGCGCCTGGCTGGCCCGGATGGAGCTGGAGTCCGGCCTGCACAGCCTGGCCGCGCGGCTGCCGGACCTCCGGATCGCCCACCCCGTCGAGCAGATCGAGTGGCGCGAGGGCCTGCTCACCCGCAGCCCGCTCACCCTGCCGGTCACCTGGTGA
- a CDS encoding ferredoxin: MSAPLESRVDRTRCVGTGACAATAPADLTLGPDGRAELLAPTPVHLGQLTDAAELCPVEAITIHRTDTGEQVVPAW; this comes from the coding sequence GTGAGCGCCCCGCTGGAGAGCCGGGTCGACCGCACCCGCTGCGTCGGCACGGGCGCCTGCGCCGCCACCGCCCCCGCCGACCTGACCCTCGGCCCGGACGGCCGCGCCGAACTGCTGGCCCCGACCCCGGTGCACCTCGGCCAGCTCACCGACGCGGCCGAGCTCTGCCCGGTCGAGGCCATCACCATCCACCGCACCGACACCGGCGAACAGGTCGTCCCGGCCTGGTGA